ACTTTTTTGATTTCCGGGGTGTTGGCATCACGGTTATTGATGGAGAACAGTCCCTGTGTTGCCCGGCGGATGCTTCCGACGGAGCTTCCGGAATCCTTGGCGAACTGGCCAGCGGCCTTGCGCGCATTTTGCGTTGCTTCGGCGATCATTTCTGGCTTGATGGAATTGAGTCCGGTGAAGCTGAACTGGGGCATTGCGCCGTAGTCCTGCGACAGGGCCACGCCAGCAGCAACGAGTTTGCCTGACTGGGCCATGGCTTTTTTGAGTTCCATGACCTTCCGGGTATGGACCGTCACAGTGACTCGGCCAGAGTAGCGGGCTGAGGGTGGACGGTCTCCACCATAGCCCTGTGCCTGATAGTCTGTGATCTGGGGAACTGAACGGCCAATCTCGTCATCAGCAAAGCCCTGTTCCTTGAGGAAGTTCACGATGGTCCGATCGCTGGAGGCAATGGACTGCTGAAGCTCTGGGAGCTGGCCTGCCGTGGCCGTGAACGTGATGGGCCATATGGCAAGGTCTGCCTTGACCTCGCGTTCAGCAAGGCCTTTGACCGTGACAAAGCGCTGTGCGGCTTTGATTTGCATTAGGCCACCAGCAAGGAAATATCC
Above is a window of Desulfobaculum bizertense DSM 18034 DNA encoding:
- a CDS encoding SIMPL domain-containing protein, translated to MNHSRSSALILGLCIAIGLSLAGYFLAGGLMQIKAAQRFVTVKGLAEREVKADLAIWPITFTATAGQLPELQQSIASSDRTIVNFLKEQGFADDEIGRSVPQITDYQAQGYGGDRPPSARYSGRVTVTVHTRKVMELKKAMAQSGKLVAAGVALSQDYGAMPQFSFTGLNSIKPEMIAEATQNARKAAGQFAKDSGSSVGSIRRATQGLFSINNRDANTPEIKKVRVVTTIDYFLQD